A segment of the Symmachiella macrocystis genome:
GCGGCGAGTTGATCCCGAGGACATCCTGCAGTCGGTCTACCGCAGCCTGTTCGTCCGCGTGCAACAAGGCGAGTTTGACCTCGGTGCCGGGCGGGATTTGTGGCAGCTGTTAGTCACAATGACGCTCAACAAAGTCCGCCGTAGCGCCAAATTCCACGGCGCAGGCAAACGGGACATGTCCAAAGACCAATCGGTCCGTGCAGATGCCGATCCGTTGGACCACATCCCCGGCAGCGGCGAACCGGGACCCGAGGAGGCTGCGATTCTCGTAGACGAAACGGAAGCCTTCCTGAAAACGCTCAAGCCGCAAGACCGCCCGATTGTTGAGTTGCGGCTGCAGGGCTACAACAGCATCGAAATCGCCGAACAAACCGGTCGCGCCGAACGTAGCATCCGGCGTATTCTCAAACAAATCCAAGAACGCCTGACCGAAGCGACCCGAACAGACGCATAGCGCTTCGACGACTGTGATAGGATGCGTCGAAATGCACTTTTCGAAGTCGTATGTCTGAGCACAACTCGCGCCTTTCGGGAACGCCCACAAACCATTCGCCGGCCGCGTCTATTCTTCCGCCAATTCAACGCGAATGTCATCCAACCACACGTCGCCCACATCGCGGGAGACAATCCGCAACCGAACCTGGTCACCATTGGCAGTGAATTCGCCGGTGACTTGTTGCCAGCCGTATGTACCCGCAGGGAGAGCGACGTGCGGGACGTTGATTGCCGAACCGACGACCACGTATGCCCCATTGACTGCCAAACCATCAGCCTTTGCCCACAATGAGATTCGGTAACGGGCATCCGGCGTGGCGGGCACAATTTGACTTGTCTCAGCAATCACACCTTCGGCGGCCGGTGATGTGTGGTGAATGCGCAACGACAATTCACCGCTGTGCCGGTCGTCACGTGAAACTTCAGCGACGGATCGACATCCGCCTCGATTCCACCAAATCGGTTTCCCTGCTTCGGCTTGTCCCCAATATGCAGACAGTCCCAGCTCAAATCCACCGTTTAAAAAAGGCAGCACCGGAAAACGCCGCCGAGTTGTTTTTTCGCCGAATTTCGAAGCGCGTCGACTGTCGATGATTTCCGTGACGGCAGTCGCCTTGTATTCGGCAGCGAGTTGAGCGACTTTCTCGAGATCGCAACTCGCGTCACTGGCCAGGGCAGCTCGCAGAGCGTGCGCCGCATCAGAGAACCGCGTCATTCGCGTGAACACTTCACATCGGCCCAGTTCGGCTTCGGCGAGTTGCCAGTCCGTTTTTGCGATCGAATTCCCGCGGTCAAATGCCGCGAGCGCGGCCGAGTATTCTTTAGAGGATGCGAGGCTGCGGCCCAGTCCCATCGCCGCTTCATAATTCGTAGGATCAATGTCCAGTGCAGCACGAAAATCCGAAATCGCAGCTTTTCGATTACCCGAGTGCATTGCGGCAGCCCCCCGGATCGCCAGCGCCGCTGCACGATTGGGTTGCTTCGTCAGCACGCTTTCGGCCGCATCCGCCGCGGCAGAATCATTTCCCAATGACCACTCGGCCGTCGCCAGCAACATCCGATAGTCGGCATTATCCGGCTCTACATCCAACAACTGGTTAGCATAGGCCCGCGCTTCTTGGACTGATTCACGATTCTTGTTGAGCACGCGGCTGAGGTCTCGAACGGCCGGTTTGCCGAGTCGTACCGCCTCGATGAATGCGGCAACGGCCTCGGGCGTCTGTTCCATATCACGAAGAACGAGTCCACGGTACCAATGCACATAATGGGTCATTGGGGCGAGATCGCGGGCTTTCTCAGCATCGACCAGTGCCGCATGCCACAATGTGGTTTTGTGCTGTTGGTCCCCGGTATCTGCGGCTTCGGCCAAGTACGTTTCGGCACGGATGCAATACGCGAGACAGTCATCGGGACGCAACACGATGCATTGATTGAAGGCCTGCTGAGCGGCAGCGTAATCCCCAAGTTGCCGACATACAAATCCCAGCGTGAACATCGTCAAAAAACGGTCGGGATCCAATGCGGCCGCCCGAACAAGAAATCCTCGCGCAACCTCCATCAAGTCCCCATCGAAACTCCGCCCGGCAAGGACCAAGTTGCGCATGACGGGATTTTGCGACATACTCCATGTCATGATCCCGACCGCATTGTTATCAGCAGCAGATTCCGGTCTCAGACTCATTACGTCGGGAAAAACCAACCCCCTCCCCAACCGCAAATTCGCACAGGCCTGCAACGCGGTAATCGACTCTGCACGTCGAAAACGTTCCGCCAACTCTGCGATATCCAACAACTGGCGGCTCTCCTCAACCGAGGCCGGTGACAGAATATTCAAAAGGATCGACTTGCCCTTAAGCAGCGCCAGCAATAACAGCTGGTCATAGATTGTCTGGCACAAGCGATCGGCCTGCTGAGCCGAAAGTTCCTCGTCGGGCAGGTGCGCCCACCAATCGGCATGGTCGAAGATCTTCAACGCGTCCAATGCGCTTTGCGATGCGATGGTGGCCGTGGCATCGTTTTCGAAAACGGCCAGTTCTTCAGCTTGTGCGGCGAGCCTATAAAAATCCACGAGTCGTTGAACGTGTTCTCGGCGGTGCTCAATGCGCGAGCGAAGATCCGTCAGTTGTGGCTGGGACTTGAGTTGATCAAGTGCGGTGTCCAAAATCGCGACGGCCGCCGAAAAACGATCGCCGCGCAATTCGGCGATGGCCGATTCGTCGGCTGTGAGGACGGCAGATTGTACCCGGTCGCTCCGGAAACGAGCCTCTTGACGAGCCTGGTCCCATGCGAATAGCCCCGCAATTGTAGTGGTGATCAATAGCACGCCGGCGACTACCCCCGACGAAACAATCGTGCGATGCCGCCGCATCCACCGCCGCGCGCGGTCCTTCCACGGTTCTCGATGTGCGGCGACCGGCTCGTCAGCCAGCCAATTTTCGATATCGGCCGCGATTGCACCGGCCGTTCGGTAGCGGTCTTCAGGTCGCAACGCCATCGCTTTAAGACAGATCGCCTCCAACCCCGCGGGAACGTCATCGCAAACTTCATGCGGTACCCGGAATTCGCCGCGGGTGGCACGGCTTAACACGACAGGTAAATCCAGAGATGTCTGTGGCGATTGGCCAGTCAGCAGATGATAAAGTGTGGCGCCCAAACTAAATATGTCCGTCGCCGGCCCCAGACTGTCGACCTGCCCGGCCGCTTGTTCGGGACTCATGTACGCCGGTGTTCCCACGGCGCTGCCCATTTGTGTCGCCGACGAACCGCTGCCCGATTGCGGGCGCAGCGTGACCTCATCAGTTGAACTACTGGTCTCCACACGGCCGATCGGTTTCGCCAATCCCCAATCCACCACCAACGTCTCGCCGTATTTACCAAGCATGATGTTCGCCGGCTTGATATCGCGATGCACGACGCCTCGGCTGTGGGCATAGTCGATGGCGTGACACACTTCGATGAATCGCGCCAGCAACTTTCGAAGCTTCAACGTGCGTAGACTGTCCAATTCTCGCACGCCGGCGATCTCTTGGTACTGCTCGATCGCCGCTTTGAAACTGCCGCCCCGTACGAACCGCATCGCATAATATGGCCGCCCGTCCCCATACGCCCCCATCCCGTAAACCGGCACGATGCCCGGATGTTCCAACCCGCCGGTAATCTCCGCCTCGCGGAGAAACCGCGCCTGACTATCGGGGTCGTCCGCGAATTGCGACTTGAGTTGCTTCAGCGCCACCTCGCGCGAGACCTCTCCGTCGTGCGCGAGAAACACATCTCCCAGTCCACCGCTAGCATGGTTGCTAATAATGCGATATCGAAATCCACCGCGATTCCCTGACGGGGCATCTTCTGGGTTACCGGCAGCACCGTAAATTTGTGTTTGGTCCCCGTCGTTGCCTGACTGCGAATGTGAGCCCCGTAACGTCTCACCAGCTGCGCAATATGTCGCCGTGAGCCGATCCAACAGCCGGTCCCAAAGCCTGGGAAACCGCCCGCGGTATTCGTCAAGACTGGGCGGCGAATCGTTGCGGGCGCGGAGATCGTATTCGGCCGCAATCAGATCGACAGCGTCGTCCGCATGATCGGCCCATTCGGGGAATTGATCGAAATAGCGCTCGACTCGTATGTCATTGTCCGACTTGAGTCGGAACTCCAAGTCGACATGGACCAATTCCACCAGGACGCCCCACCGGTCGTCAGCCGTTTCCGGCAGAAAATCGTTGATCCCCGGTGGCTCGCCCCCCTGCCAAGCCGTTTCGAAGCGAAATACCAGATTCTCGACCAAATCGGAATGAGGAGTCTGTCCATTATCCACGGGATTGCTCTCACATCGGGCGAAGTACCGGGCCATGCCACCCGATTATCAGCAACAAGTTACAGCACCGCAAGGACTTACTGCGACAACTCAATATTTTGAGCCTTTTTCGGAAGAATTCCCCCGCATTTGGCCGCGGCCCCTGGGGAAAAGTGATCTGAAGGCAGGAACGGAAGATTCAAACAACCAAAACACTGAAACAAGAAAACACAAGGAGCAGACCGATGAACAATCACAAGACACGAACGATGCAATTCGAGAACCTGGAAGATCGCCGCGTAATGACCGCCGGTGTCGACATCGACTTAGACGACGGCGTGCTGGAAGTCGAAGGCTCGGAAAAATCCGAGAAGATCTACATCCAGTACCACGATCACGACGAAGTTGAAGTCAAGATCTACCAGCAAAAGGATGGCAAATGGAAGTTGAAAAAACGCAAGGATTACGATTTGGATAAGGTCGACGAAATCAAAGTATTCGCTGGGGCCGGCAATGACTACGTCGTCAATCGCACAGACATCGTCATGGCAGCATATGGCGAGACTGGAAACGACACGCTGTATGGCGGGGGCGGCAACGATTCGCTGTGGGGCATGGATGGACGTGACAGGTTGGTGGGCCGCGATGGCCACGACCGGATCGATGGCGGCAGCGGAAATGACCGGCTCTACGGGCTAGACGGCAACGATATCATGACCGGGCAGGCCGGCCGCGACTATCTGTCTGGCGGCGACGACCATGACGTGATGAACGGCGGTAGGGACAACGACCGCCTGGGGGGGGGACGTGGTAACGATGCCTTGTATGGAGGGAGCGGCGACGATCACCTGTTCGGCAACAACGACCACGACAAGCTCTACGGTCAAAGCGGCACGGACTACTTGTCCGGTGGTGCCGGAAATGATTGGATCGACGGCGGCAACGACGATACCACAGACACGTTGTACAGCGGTGGGGGCTACGACCACATCGTACAACACCACAATCTGAAACCTGGGATTTTCGGCATCAAGTTTTGGCAAGCTGAGGAGAGTATCAGGGATGCGTCATGGTACGACACGGTAAAGAACGAGTACCACCGCTAGAGAGTGGAAGTATTTGGGGGAAACCGCTGGTGGCGGCGAAGTTGGGGAGGGCATTAATCCTTCCCAACGAGGCCTGCGACCGGCGGTTTTTCATGCACCGCTTTATATGAAATAGCTGTCGTGCCGTACGTTCGTTGCACCTCCCCCATAGATGACGCCAGTCACTTGACTGAGTGTTCAATTGTATCAATGACTGCTCTGTTCAAATCCTGGAGCGTAGCGGAAGCCATCGAACAGAACAGCTTCGGCACCGGCACCGGGGCTCGATAGCCAAGAGAACTGTGAGGCCTGATCGTGTTGTATTCCCTTCGCCTGCTTGAACCACCTGCGGACTTGCTCGGCGGTGAACTCTGAGCCGTTATCACTCCGGATGCAATCGGTTGCTTTTGCTTATCTGGTCCAGCCATCCGAACGCTGAAACTGCAGAAAGTGATTCTCTTCCAATCTTCACCAGCCTGCCTTTGCAGGCAATTCAGTTATTGTACGGGAGCCAGTAATCGTGCGGTTTTCACCAAAAAGCGAAACGGCGCCGAACTCTGTGTGAACTCTTTGGCAGCAACCTGGCGGCTCTTCTTCAAGTCAGCCTCGAGCATCGCCTGAACTTTTGAAGCAACATCAGTATCGTGAAGTAGGATCGTAACTTCGAAGTTCAATCGCATTGAACGATTATCAAAATTGGCCGTCCCGATGGCGGAAAGTCCCTCATCAATAAGCAAGACCTTCTGGTGCATGAATCCCGGTTCGTAGCGATAGAATTTTACGCCAACTTTTCCCAATTCATCCAAGTACGAATAACTAGTCAAATCGACGAGCCAGTCATCGTTGTTCTCGGGAAAAAGCACTCGCACGTCGACTCCACGCAGCGCAGCGAGTTGGAGGGCGGAAACAAACTGTGTGTCGGGGACGAAATAAGGGCTGGCGATCCAAATCCGATCTCGGGCAGTGTTGATTAAGTCGAGCAGGAGCAGTGTACCTGTCTCGAATGGATCGGCAGGACCCGTCGGCAGGCAGAGAGCACGGACATCCCCCTTGGGGGCTCTTTCTGGGACCCATGTCAATTGCAACGTCTCCCCAGTGGCGTACCGCCAATCCTCTACAAATGTCACCTGTGCTTCGAGAACCACTGGGCCGCGGATAGCGACGTGTGTATCCCGCCAAGGCGTCAGTGTGGGGTGCTTCCCCACATATTCATCCCCCACGTTGTGACCACCGACAAAGGCCTCTTTTCCATCGACGAGCACAATCTTCCGATGATTGCGAAAGTTGACCCGGGTGAAATTACCCCAGCCTTTCGTCGTTTTAAATCCAGCCGTTTTGACTCCCGCATCATTGAGTGACTGTAAATACTTGTTTGGTAAGTCCTTGCTGCCGAGTCCGTCATAGAGCACATACACACGGACCCCCTCCTTTGCCTTCGCAATCAAGGCATCTTTGAGCTTGTTGCCCAATTCGTCTGAGCGCATGATGTAAAACTCAATCAGGATATAGTCCTCAGCGGATGCGATACGGTCAAATATTGCCGCAAATGTGGCCTCACCATTGATCAGCAAGTCGGCATCGTTGTAGCGGGTGGTGGGCATCTCGGCGATGCTTTCCAACAGCCGCTGCTGGCTTCGTTCCAGTTCAGTCATTGGGGTGAACAACATCCCCTTCTCGCTCAATTCACGAATTGCGTTCTGTGCCGTTTTGCTGTCTGCTGCAATTTTACTGTGCCGTAAATGGTCGTAGCCATCGAATTGCGAACGTCCAAAGACCCAATACGCGGGCACTGCCAAGTAGGGGCACGTGTTGAGTGAAATCGCCCACGCGGTCGCGCCCTGCGGCGTGCGCGTCGACATGATCGCCTGAATGGAACTCAAGGCCCCGAGGATGTGCATGACAACTACAAAGTAGATTCGCCATCTAACATACCACTGACGAATCGACTTTAGACGTTGGAAACGGGGTTTGCTGGGCAACACTTGCGGATTGGGTTTTTCCTGGTTTTCATTCATCGAATTGGAACTCCAATGCAAGTCTGGGATAGCTCGTCATTCGTGCATGGTGCCCACAATTCAAAGGAGATGCAACTGCGTTTCAGCTCATCTGCGATAACATAGAGGCTGGCCAATCCAACTGCTCTCGCCACTTGCCGCTCCGGTATCGGTAGGAAGTAACGGGAGTCAGCAAAGATCGTTGCGGGGTTTTCCCGTGCATAGCGAAGGAACGTGAATGGAGAAAAGGTCGAAGTTTGGCTGAGAAGTCGGTTAATGAATTTACCGACAATTCCCGAAGAGAACGGATACGCACCATTTTTCGATCTTGTGGACGGATCACCTTATGCCACAGATGCAAATCCTCTCACAGGATGTGCGACATAGGATTGTCTTGATTCCGTGTTTCATCTTGCTAATCGTTCTTCTGGGTAACACGTGCGCATTCGCACAAGACTTCGCCAACCCATTTCAAGACTCGTTTCGTGAGAATCTACAAGAATTTCAGTCAGAAGGTGACGGTGAGGGAGAAGAGCTTCTCGAAACGGACCGAGATTCGTTCACTCCCGCGACGACGCTAGTGGGACGTAACCGGTTCATGATCGAGTCCTCCTACTCTTTTATTGATAACCGAGCCACCGCTGATACGAATAGCTTCCCCGAACTGCTCACCCGCTACGGTCTGAGCGACTGGTTCGAAATTCGTCTCGGTTGGAATTTTGAAGCCGGCGGCGGTGGCGAAATCAGCGGCGTCGAGCTTGGCGCTGAGGAGGAGATCGGTTCATTTGAGAGGGAAACGAATGTGATCTACGGTTTCAAGGTGGCGGTGTCTGAGCAGGAGGAATGGTGGCCGGAGTCCGCAGTGATCATTCATGCCGACACCCCCACTTCCGGTCCCAATACTGCGACACAATTTGTAGCTGGCTACGTCTTCGGCTGGATCTTGCCGAATCAATGGACACTAGACTCTGCTTTACGGTATGTCGCCGCGAACGACGAGGGTGATCACTTTAATCAGTGGGCTCCCTCGGTGGTCCTCAAGGTGCCGGTTTGCGAGCGCTGGGACGTACATGCCGAGTACTTCGGAATCTTTTCGGACAACCGAGCCAATGAGGGAAACCCACAATACTTTAGCCCCGGCATTCACTACTTGATATCACCGGAGTTCGAAATTGGCGTCCGAACCGGCTGGGGCCTTAACCAAGACGCCGCTAATTTCTTCTCCAATGTTGGAGTTGGTGTACGATTCTGATCATTTCTGAATCAAGATGCGATCGGATCACGAAGCACCAATCGTCCAACGGGTGTCGCGAAGTCACTTAAGATTCAAGACATTCGGAACCTATTGATAGCGCGATGGACCGAGCCACTTGGGGCGTCGTGTCAAGCAATCCCGCATGGTCACTCGCTAGTCCACCGACATTCATAGACCATGTTGCGTTCGGCATTGACGACCGACCAACCGATCAACGAACCGTAAGGATGGTCGATCGCATATCTTGAGTTCATCACCTCTGGAGGTTTACTTCGGTCGAGTGGATACCGCACAAGACTATAAGTGCGGTAGGGCCGATCGGCTGGAAAGAGCATCCAAACGGAGATTAAATCTATTTTAGCTCGTGATACGAATGGCGCCCGCGCAGAGAAGTCGCGAGTTTGTAGTAATGCTTCGAGTTCGAGCGTGACCGGTTCCCCCAGCGGAATCCGCGACAGATCATATTCGAATTCAAACAATGTCCGCTCTGCGCCGTATTCTTCAGCCGGTTTTTGCACTCGGGTAATGATGGCCGGAATCTGCGATCCTGATTGGCGAAACTCGATGTCATCGGTT
Coding sequences within it:
- a CDS encoding serine/threonine-protein kinase, with translation MDNGQTPHSDLVENLVFRFETAWQGGEPPGINDFLPETADDRWGVLVELVHVDLEFRLKSDNDIRVERYFDQFPEWADHADDAVDLIAAEYDLRARNDSPPSLDEYRGRFPRLWDRLLDRLTATYCAAGETLRGSHSQSGNDGDQTQIYGAAGNPEDAPSGNRGGFRYRIISNHASGGLGDVFLAHDGEVSREVALKQLKSQFADDPDSQARFLREAEITGGLEHPGIVPVYGMGAYGDGRPYYAMRFVRGGSFKAAIEQYQEIAGVRELDSLRTLKLRKLLARFIEVCHAIDYAHSRGVVHRDIKPANIMLGKYGETLVVDWGLAKPIGRVETSSSTDEVTLRPQSGSGSSATQMGSAVGTPAYMSPEQAAGQVDSLGPATDIFSLGATLYHLLTGQSPQTSLDLPVVLSRATRGEFRVPHEVCDDVPAGLEAICLKAMALRPEDRYRTAGAIAADIENWLADEPVAAHREPWKDRARRWMRRHRTIVSSGVVAGVLLITTTIAGLFAWDQARQEARFRSDRVQSAVLTADESAIAELRGDRFSAAVAILDTALDQLKSQPQLTDLRSRIEHRREHVQRLVDFYRLAAQAEELAVFENDATATIASQSALDALKIFDHADWWAHLPDEELSAQQADRLCQTIYDQLLLLALLKGKSILLNILSPASVEESRQLLDIAELAERFRRAESITALQACANLRLGRGLVFPDVMSLRPESAADNNAVGIMTWSMSQNPVMRNLVLAGRSFDGDLMEVARGFLVRAAALDPDRFLTMFTLGFVCRQLGDYAAAQQAFNQCIVLRPDDCLAYCIRAETYLAEAADTGDQQHKTTLWHAALVDAEKARDLAPMTHYVHWYRGLVLRDMEQTPEAVAAFIEAVRLGKPAVRDLSRVLNKNRESVQEARAYANQLLDVEPDNADYRMLLATAEWSLGNDSAAADAAESVLTKQPNRAAALAIRGAAAMHSGNRKAAISDFRAALDIDPTNYEAAMGLGRSLASSKEYSAALAAFDRGNSIAKTDWQLAEAELGRCEVFTRMTRFSDAAHALRAALASDASCDLEKVAQLAAEYKATAVTEIIDSRRASKFGEKTTRRRFPVLPFLNGGFELGLSAYWGQAEAGKPIWWNRGGCRSVAEVSRDDRHSGELSLRIHHTSPAAEGVIAETSQIVPATPDARYRISLWAKADGLAVNGAYVVVGSAINVPHVALPAGTYGWQQVTGEFTANGDQVRLRIVSRDVGDVWLDDIRVELAEE
- the cls gene encoding cardiolipin synthase, whose amino-acid sequence is MNENQEKPNPQVLPSKPRFQRLKSIRQWYVRWRIYFVVVMHILGALSSIQAIMSTRTPQGATAWAISLNTCPYLAVPAYWVFGRSQFDGYDHLRHSKIAADSKTAQNAIRELSEKGMLFTPMTELERSQQRLLESIAEMPTTRYNDADLLINGEATFAAIFDRIASAEDYILIEFYIMRSDELGNKLKDALIAKAKEGVRVYVLYDGLGSKDLPNKYLQSLNDAGVKTAGFKTTKGWGNFTRVNFRNHRKIVLVDGKEAFVGGHNVGDEYVGKHPTLTPWRDTHVAIRGPVVLEAQVTFVEDWRYATGETLQLTWVPERAPKGDVRALCLPTGPADPFETGTLLLLDLINTARDRIWIASPYFVPDTQFVSALQLAALRGVDVRVLFPENNDDWLVDLTSYSYLDELGKVGVKFYRYEPGFMHQKVLLIDEGLSAIGTANFDNRSMRLNFEVTILLHDTDVASKVQAMLEADLKKSRQVAAKEFTQSSAPFRFLVKTARLLAPVQ
- a CDS encoding sigma-70 family RNA polymerase sigma factor is translated as MPQEQTFRILLDQLRTGDEAAAVKIVQDHTAGLVAVARKQMGSGLARRVDPEDILQSVYRSLFVRVQQGEFDLGAGRDLWQLLVTMTLNKVRRSAKFHGAGKRDMSKDQSVRADADPLDHIPGSGEPGPEEAAILVDETEAFLKTLKPQDRPIVELRLQGYNSIEIAEQTGRAERSIRRILKQIQERLTEATRTDA
- a CDS encoding transporter gives rise to the protein MPQMQILSQDVRHRIVLIPCFILLIVLLGNTCAFAQDFANPFQDSFRENLQEFQSEGDGEGEELLETDRDSFTPATTLVGRNRFMIESSYSFIDNRATADTNSFPELLTRYGLSDWFEIRLGWNFEAGGGGEISGVELGAEEEIGSFERETNVIYGFKVAVSEQEEWWPESAVIIHADTPTSGPNTATQFVAGYVFGWILPNQWTLDSALRYVAANDEGDHFNQWAPSVVLKVPVCERWDVHAEYFGIFSDNRANEGNPQYFSPGIHYLISPEFEIGVRTGWGLNQDAANFFSNVGVGVRF
- a CDS encoding calcium-binding protein; this translates as MNNHKTRTMQFENLEDRRVMTAGVDIDLDDGVLEVEGSEKSEKIYIQYHDHDEVEVKIYQQKDGKWKLKKRKDYDLDKVDEIKVFAGAGNDYVVNRTDIVMAAYGETGNDTLYGGGGNDSLWGMDGRDRLVGRDGHDRIDGGSGNDRLYGLDGNDIMTGQAGRDYLSGGDDHDVMNGGRDNDRLGGGRGNDALYGGSGDDHLFGNNDHDKLYGQSGTDYLSGGAGNDWIDGGNDDTTDTLYSGGGYDHIVQHHNLKPGIFGIKFWQAEESIRDASWYDTVKNEYHR